From one Bacillota bacterium genomic stretch:
- the mnmE gene encoding tRNA uridine-5-carboxymethylaminomethyl(34) synthesis GTPase MnmE, whose translation MFNNDTIAAISTSYGSGGIGIVRISGEKAFEIAERIFKGKKSIRQVKSHTIHYGKIVDPQDGSIIDEVLLTKMDGPSTFTRENIIEINCHGGIIVLKKVLELVIREGARLAEPGEFTKRAFLNGRIDLTQAEAVIDIINAKTARSSKVALEQLEGKLSVKIKAARDKLVGLIAHIEATLDYPEEDIDKITEMQIYNSLEEIRNMLSDLLSGFDKGKIIKEGIKAVIIGRPNVGKSSLLNQLTGYSRAIVTDIPGTTRDIIEEYINIQGIPVRVIDTAGIRETGDIVEKIGVEKTKKAIESADLIIMMIDAVDGFTQADANVLRFIKGKKIIVLLNKIDLVENEGDTSKFHELKGINELKSIQELEGITIIKTSMKDGRGINDLEKEISRLFIGGEIDTDIEGLMTNVRHASLVEKALNSINDAIIAYHEGMPMDCIVIDIRNAAQYLGEITGETVSDEILNHIFSRFCIGK comes from the coding sequence ATGTTTAATAACGATACAATTGCTGCAATTTCAACTTCTTATGGCAGCGGAGGAATTGGAATTGTTAGAATAAGTGGGGAAAAGGCCTTTGAAATAGCAGAAAGAATTTTTAAAGGAAAGAAAAGTATAAGACAGGTTAAATCCCACACCATTCATTATGGAAAAATAGTCGATCCCCAAGATGGGTCAATAATCGATGAAGTGCTTTTGACAAAAATGGATGGGCCTAGTACATTTACACGGGAAAATATAATAGAAATTAACTGCCATGGTGGAATTATTGTCCTAAAGAAAGTTCTTGAGCTGGTTATAAGGGAAGGGGCTAGGCTTGCTGAACCTGGGGAATTTACCAAAAGGGCTTTCCTTAACGGGAGAATAGATTTAACACAAGCGGAAGCAGTAATTGACATTATTAATGCAAAAACTGCCCGTAGTTCAAAGGTTGCATTAGAGCAGCTGGAAGGAAAATTATCGGTAAAAATAAAAGCAGCAAGGGATAAATTGGTGGGGTTAATAGCCCATATTGAGGCTACGTTGGACTATCCGGAAGAAGATATTGACAAAATCACGGAAATGCAGATTTATAACAGCCTTGAAGAAATAAGGAATATGCTTTCTGATTTGCTTTCAGGATTTGATAAAGGAAAAATTATAAAAGAAGGTATAAAGGCAGTAATAATAGGAAGGCCTAATGTGGGTAAATCCTCTCTCTTAAACCAATTGACAGGATACAGCAGGGCAATTGTAACAGATATTCCAGGGACAACTAGAGATATTATAGAAGAATATATCAACATACAGGGCATACCTGTAAGAGTAATAGATACTGCTGGAATAAGAGAAACAGGAGATATAGTGGAAAAAATCGGAGTAGAAAAAACAAAAAAAGCAATAGAATCTGCAGATTTAATAATTATGATGATAGATGCGGTAGATGGATTTACTCAGGCAGATGCCAATGTTCTAAGATTTATCAAGGGGAAAAAAATTATTGTTTTGTTGAACAAAATAGACCTTGTTGAAAACGAAGGAGACACCAGTAAATTTCATGAATTAAAAGGCATAAATGAATTAAAGAGTATACAGGAATTAGAGGGTATAACTATTATTAAAACGTCCATGAAAGACGGAAGGGGAATTAATGATTTAGAAAAAGAAATATCAAGGCTTTTCATCGGTGGGGAAATTGACACCGACATTGAGGGTTTGATGACAAACGTACGACATGCAAGCCTTGTAGAAAAAGCGTTAAACAGTATAAATGATGCTATTATAGCTTACCATGAAGGCATGCCCATGGATTGTATAGTGATTGATATACGAAATGCTGCTCAATACTTAGGGGAGATTACAGGTGAAACAGTGAGTGATGAAATATTAAACCACATATTCAGCAGATTTTGCATAGGAAAATAA